A part of Hippopotamus amphibius kiboko isolate mHipAmp2 chromosome 16, mHipAmp2.hap2, whole genome shotgun sequence genomic DNA contains:
- the LOC130838579 gene encoding kallikrein-7-like isoform X9, translated as MAGFLLPPPLILLLSAALGSAAQEAQGDRIRERILYGDPCERDSRPWQVALFKGNQLRCGGVLVNEQWVLTAAHCMMSAYNVYMGSEQLGRGRKIRATKSFRHPGYSKQTYDNDLMLVKLNSRARLSPSVQKVSLPSGCEAPGTACVLSGWGTNSSRVATHPKELMCRTVTLISSEDCRKVYGDALGDSMLCAGNLDPTTNACSGDSGGPLMCKNTLQGVVSWGSFPCGQTNNPGVYTQVCKYVDWINDTMRKHR; from the exons ATGGCAGgtttccttctcccacccccgCTGATCCTACTGCTGTCCGCAGCCCTGGGATCTGCTGCACAGGAAG CCCAGGGTGACAGGATCAGGGAGAGGATTCTGTATGGAGACCCATGTGAAAGAGACTCCCGGCCGTGGCAGGTGGCCCTGTTCAAGGGTAATCAGCTCCGCTGTGGAGGCGTGCTGGTCAATGAGCAGTGGGTGCTCACCGCTGCCCACTGCATGATGAG TGCGTACAACGTGTACATGGGCAGTGAACAGCTGGGAAGAGGCCGGAAGATCAGGGCCACAAAGTCATTCCGCCACCCTGGCTACTCCAAACAGACCTATGATAATGACCTCATGCTGGTGAAGCTAAATAGCCGGGCCAGGCTGTCACCCAGTGTGCAGAAAGTCAGCCTGCCTTCCGGCTGTGAAGCCCCTGGGACCGCATGTGTTCTTTCTGGCTGGGGCACCAACTCCAGCCGTGTTG CCACCCATCCAAAGGAGCTCATGTGCAGAACTGTCACCCTCATCTCCTCTGAAGACTGCAGGAAGGTTTACGGGGACGCGCTGGGAGATTCCATGCTGTGTGCTGGGAACCTCGATCCCACCACGAATGCCTGCAGT GGTGACTCAGGGGGACCCTTGATGTGCAAAAATACTTTGCAAGGTGTGGTGTCCTGGGGAAGCTTCCCTTGTGGCCAAACCAACAACCCAGGTGTCTATACCCAAGTCTGCAAGTACGTGGACTGGATAAATGACACCATGAGAAAGCACCGCTAA
- the LOC130838579 gene encoding kallikrein-7-like isoform X10 encodes MAGFLLPPPLILLLSAALGSAAQEAQGDRIRERILYGDPCERDSRPWQVALFKGNQLRCGGVLVNEQWVLTAAHCMMSAYNVYMGSEQLGRGRKIRATKSFRHPGYSKQTYDNDLMLVKLNSRARLSPSVQKVSLPSGCEAPGTACVLSGWGTNSSRVATHPKELMCRTVTLISSEDCRKVYGDALGDSMLCAGNLDPTTNACSGDSGGPLMCKNTLQGVVSWGSFPCGQTNNPGVYTQVCKYVDWINDTMRKHR; translated from the exons CCCAGGGTGACAGGATCAGGGAGAGGATTCTGTATGGAGACCCATGTGAAAGAGACTCCCGGCCGTGGCAGGTGGCCCTGTTCAAGGGTAATCAGCTCCGCTGTGGAGGCGTGCTGGTCAATGAGCAGTGGGTGCTCACCGCTGCCCACTGCATGATGAG TGCGTACAACGTGTACATGGGCAGTGAACAGCTGGGAAGAGGCCGGAAGATCAGGGCCACAAAGTCATTCCGCCACCCTGGCTACTCCAAACAGACCTATGATAATGACCTCATGCTGGTGAAGCTAAATAGCCGGGCCAGGCTGTCACCCAGTGTGCAGAAAGTCAGCCTGCCTTCCGGCTGTGAAGCCCCTGGGACCGCATGTGTTCTTTCTGGCTGGGGCACCAACTCCAGCCGTGTTG CCACCCATCCAAAGGAGCTCATGTGCAGAACTGTCACCCTCATCTCCTCTGAAGACTGCAGGAAGGTTTACGGGGACGCGCTGGGAGATTCCATGCTGTGTGCTGGGAACCTCGATCCCACCACGAATGCCTGCAGT GGTGACTCAGGGGGACCCTTGATGTGCAAAAATACTTTGCAAGGTGTGGTGTCCTGGGGAAGCTTCCCTTGTGGCCAAACCAACAACCCAGGTGTCTATACCCAAGTCTGCAAGTACGTGGACTGGATAAATGACACCATGAGAAAGCACCGCTAA